In Candidatus Hydrogenedentota bacterium, the following proteins share a genomic window:
- a CDS encoding sugar phosphate isomerase/epimerase, translating to MIELGMHTDNWRPLSGSFKQAAECAVKYGLKHLEFAAIHGQYFIQAMGYEPGISLQSNPRALKRYCDSKGLMISQIDGSYPLMGPDGSAYGVQYVQQSIRFAAELDCPMVDTVDGAFEIEGFTRDEVFRITCDNYRQVLSWAEDYKIVINVEPHGPYTNDPEFMLKLFKHFDSEWLRCNFDTGNSFIAGHDPLEYMKTLRPYISHCHIKDVSAGLAAAVRGEETGIACS from the coding sequence ATGATCGAATTGGGCATGCACACGGACAATTGGCGGCCGTTGAGCGGCAGTTTCAAGCAGGCCGCGGAATGCGCGGTCAAATACGGCCTCAAACACCTCGAATTCGCGGCCATCCACGGTCAGTATTTCATCCAGGCGATGGGCTACGAGCCGGGCATCTCGCTGCAATCGAATCCGCGCGCGCTCAAGCGCTACTGCGACTCGAAAGGGTTGATGATTTCGCAGATCGACGGCTCGTATCCGCTCATGGGGCCGGACGGCTCGGCCTACGGCGTGCAGTACGTGCAGCAGTCGATCCGCTTCGCAGCGGAACTCGACTGTCCGATGGTGGACACCGTCGACGGCGCCTTCGAGATCGAAGGATTCACCCGCGACGAAGTGTTCCGCATCACGTGCGACAACTACCGTCAGGTCCTGTCCTGGGCCGAAGACTACAAGATCGTGATCAACGTCGAGCCGCACGGGCCGTACACGAACGACCCCGAGTTCATGCTCAAGTTGTTCAAGCATTTCGATTCCGAGTGGCTGCGCTGCAATTTCGACACCGGCAACTCATTCATCGCCGGGCACGACCCGCTCGAATACATGAAGACGCTGCGGCCCTACATCTCGCATTGCCACATCAAGGACGTGAGCGCGGGTCTGGCCGCCGCGGTGCGCGGCGAGGAAACGGGCATCGCGTGCAGCGA